Proteins encoded within one genomic window of Methanobrevibacter sp.:
- a CDS encoding DUF2097 domain-containing protein, whose product MVDKELTMTSDEVLDYIKNNFKEFDKVDIAYNRVSAKGDVLGVDLSDFRGKPSCRVMIALDGEIISDTIEVDFEEYKEDIIELHHYPKDESKESVYIEVI is encoded by the coding sequence ATGGTCGATAAGGAATTAACAATGACTTCTGATGAAGTTCTCGATTACATTAAAAACAATTTCAAGGAATTTGATAAGGTTGACATAGCATACAACCGTGTCTCTGCAAAAGGAGATGTCTTAGGTGTGGATCTTTCCGATTTTAGAGGAAAACCAAGTTGCAGGGTGATGATTGCTTTAGATGGTGAGATTATTTCCGATACCATTGAAGTGGACTTTGAGGAATACAAAGAGGATATCATTGAATTGCATCACTATCCTAAGGATGAATCCAAAGAGTCTGTTTATATCGAAGTAATTTAA